The genomic stretch CGAAACCTCCGAATTCATGCGGATCTGTCAAGAGGAAGAGAACTTTCCGGTCTCCTATTACCATGATGCCCGCCCCTTCTTGTTGCGTATAAAAGTAGAGGGATTATTCCTAGAAGTAAATGAACTGGTTGTTTTAAAAAATTCACTGGAGTCGCTGAACGCCATCATGCGTTTCTTCAACACCAAACAAGAGGTATACCCTCATCTGGTAGCCCGGGCCGGGGATGTACGGGTATTCCCCTATATCCTGCAACGCTTGGACTCGATCGTTTCAAAATTCGGGACAATCAAGGACACCGCCTCACCCGCTTTAGGCAACATTCGTCATAGCATTGCTAAAAAACAATCAGGCATCTCCCGGCGTATGCAAGCCCTGTTGCAAAAAGCACAGGAAGAAGGATGGGCCGATAAGGACAGTAACATCGCCATCCGGGATGGTAGAATGGTGATACCTGTACCCGCGGCTTTCAAGCGGAAATTAAACGGTATCGTGCATGATGAATCCACCACCGGAAAAACCTCTTATATCGAACCCGCGGAAATCATCGAAACGAACAATGAAATTCGTGAACTACAATTGGAAGAAAAACGGGAAATCACACGTATTCTCCGACAATTCGCCGACGATTTGCGTCCTTATATATATGACCTGATTCCAGCCTATGATTTCATGGCATTCGTGGATTTCGTGCGGGCAAAAGCACTCTTTGCCATCCGGGTGAACGCCATTGTGCCTCTCTTTGAAGACACCCCCTCCATGCTATGGTACAGGGCAAAGCATCCCCTACTATACCTAAGCTTAAAGGCAAATGGGAAAGAAGTGGTTCCTCTGGATATTGAGATAAACGAAGACCAGCGGATTATCCTTATTTCCGGTCCTAACGCGGGTGGTAAATCCGTCTGCCTGCAAACAGCCGGTTTATTACAATATATGTTCCAATGCGGTATACCCGTACCCGTGGAAGAATCCAGTAAATTCGGGATATTCCACAAAATACTCATCGACATGGGAGACGAACAGTCTCTTGAAAATGATTTGAGTACATACAGCTCGCATCTGGTAAACATGAAAAATTTCATCCGTTACGCCTCGCAGGACACCCTTATCCTGATCGACGAGTTCGGTACGGGAACCGAACCCATGCTAGGAGGTGCAATAGCTGAAGCCATTTTAAATGCTTTAAATAACAACCAAACGAGAGGAGTCATCACGACACATTACACCAACTTAAAACATTTTGCCTCTTCAGCACCCGGAGTCGCAAACGGAGCCATGCTTTATGACAGCCATCGGATGTTGCCGCTTTTTCAACTAGAAATCGGGAAACCGGGCTCGTCTTTTGCATTCGAAATCGCCAAAAAAATCGGGTTACCCAAAGAGATTTTGGACGATGCCGCTAGCAAGATCGGTGAAGACCGGGTAAATTTCGATAAGCACTTGAAAGAAATCCTACGGGATAAACGTTACTGGGAAGAAAAACGGAAACGCATTCATGAAAATGAAAAACGCCTGGAAGAAGTGCTAGAACGTTATAAAAAAGAGTTGGATGATGCTTCCAAACTTAGGAAAACGATCATCCAAGAGGCTCAGGAGAAAGCCAAAGAACTCATCTCCGGGGCTAACAAGACGATCGAAAACACCATCCGACAAATCAAAGAAAGTCAAGCCGAAAAGGAACAAACCCGACTGGCCCGACAAACATTCGAGGAAGAGAAACGCCAGCTGTTAGCCAGCGAAGAAGAAGAGGAAGAACGGCTGAAAAGAAAAATCGAAAAACTAAAAAACCGGGAAAAAAAACAGAAAGAGAAAGGGAAACGTCCACAAGCTTCTTCCCCGGAAGAAGCCGCACAACAGGAACAAGCACCGACTTTCAGCAAAGGAGATCTCGTGCAACTGGATAATAAAGCAGTGGGTGAAATTATCGAAATTAACGAGAAAAACGCGGTTATCGCTCTCGGTGGTCTCATGACTACCGTGAAAGTGGAACGCCTCTCGAAAATATCGAACAGTGCAGCCAAGAAAATCACGCAAAACAGGACGCCACGCCCCTCTTCCAATTACTTGGAAAACATCAGCCAGAAACGCATGGATTTCAAACCGGAGATCGACGTACGAGGACTACGGGGAGACGAGGCGCTCATGAAAGTATCGGAATTCATTGACAATGCCGTTATGCTAAACATGAAAGACCTACGCATCTTACATGGAACAGGTACAGGAGCCCTCCGGCAAATCATACGGGATTTTTTAAAAACCAATCCGGTCGTGGGTTCCTGCGGGGATGAACACGTACAAATGGGAGGCTCGGGAATTACCGTGGTGAAACTGGATATATAAACCACATGCGGTTATATTCCGGATAAATCCGCATCCTTGATATTCTCGAAAATGAGGGCAACCAACAAAACGAAAATTGTTCAAGAATACCCTAAATTCGTGTTTCAACACTCACGGATTTAGGAATGTTCTACAAAAATTTAATGCAAAACAATGTAAAATAACATTATCAAAACAGTATTATCTTGTTATCATATTGCGAGCCGCTCCCATTCCGCTCCCATTCCTCCCCTATTCCGCTCCTATTAAAATAGCAATATATTAGATTACAATAGTAATTATTAACATCCGAGTAAGTCTATCATAACAATTTGAAAACAGGATAATAACTTTATCAGACAGAAATTCCATTTGAATACCCATTTTACCCGGACAAACCACCGTTTCCCCCGACTACTCGTAGGCGTGGAAATAATTGTTTATATCAAATTCATGTTAAAATAATAATTAAAGGCCTATATGTTCAATGCTTTTTGGATCATTTTTTGATACTCTTCATCATCCAATTCTACCTCCAGCATAATTTTCCGTTTGGACGATACTCTCTCTGTTTTTTGGGAATGACATGCCCCAATAATATCATTTTCTTCTCTCAATTTCTCCGAGAACAGACTAAACAAGTCCACATTCAACACCATGCAAATCTGATACAACAAATCTGTATCAATAGATTGACGCTTGAAAAGATGATATACCAACGTCCTTTCTTTGTTGA from Butyricimonas virosa encodes the following:
- a CDS encoding helix-turn-helix domain-containing protein, whose translation is MKLDIGEIIRQEFEKSGLSASQFARMINKERTLVYHLFKRQSIDTDLLYQICMVLNVDLFSLFSEKLREENDIIGACHSQKTERVSSKRKIMLEVELDDEEYQKMIQKALNI
- a CDS encoding endonuclease MutS2, which encodes MIYPENFESKIKFDKIRQLISNNCLSDMGRELVSDIKFSTDAGWIETSLAETSEFMRICQEEENFPVSYYHDARPFLLRIKVEGLFLEVNELVVLKNSLESLNAIMRFFNTKQEVYPHLVARAGDVRVFPYILQRLDSIVSKFGTIKDTASPALGNIRHSIAKKQSGISRRMQALLQKAQEEGWADKDSNIAIRDGRMVIPVPAAFKRKLNGIVHDESTTGKTSYIEPAEIIETNNEIRELQLEEKREITRILRQFADDLRPYIYDLIPAYDFMAFVDFVRAKALFAIRVNAIVPLFEDTPSMLWYRAKHPLLYLSLKANGKEVVPLDIEINEDQRIILISGPNAGGKSVCLQTAGLLQYMFQCGIPVPVEESSKFGIFHKILIDMGDEQSLENDLSTYSSHLVNMKNFIRYASQDTLILIDEFGTGTEPMLGGAIAEAILNALNNNQTRGVITTHYTNLKHFASSAPGVANGAMLYDSHRMLPLFQLEIGKPGSSFAFEIAKKIGLPKEILDDAASKIGEDRVNFDKHLKEILRDKRYWEEKRKRIHENEKRLEEVLERYKKELDDASKLRKTIIQEAQEKAKELISGANKTIENTIRQIKESQAEKEQTRLARQTFEEEKRQLLASEEEEEERLKRKIEKLKNREKKQKEKGKRPQASSPEEAAQQEQAPTFSKGDLVQLDNKAVGEIIEINEKNAVIALGGLMTTVKVERLSKISNSAAKKITQNRTPRPSSNYLENISQKRMDFKPEIDVRGLRGDEALMKVSEFIDNAVMLNMKDLRILHGTGTGALRQIIRDFLKTNPVVGSCGDEHVQMGGSGITVVKLDI